The Odocoileus virginianus isolate 20LAN1187 ecotype Illinois unplaced genomic scaffold, Ovbor_1.2 Unplaced_Scaffold_6, whole genome shotgun sequence genome includes a window with the following:
- the GEMIN8 gene encoding gem-associated protein 8 isoform X2 translates to MQSMKPGAMKEYETLLGSFGAWFGRSQSEMEAKLASTQDPESWSSHPVYARYWQHYHQAMAWMHSHQIAYQKAVDSVVTSPWYCPATGLAQSAAAEGGRSSKLPSASGDASRGCSRPGKPGPQQCSTEKPAQVAEDNESESDNESESDDGGIVCDLSNMVITDELRQYFAQTERHREELRRQQQLDAARLKDYVNADHGLYCDKRGRSALPPAERPGERRRAEMQRLYGASATKIQAMETAMQLSFDKHCDRKQPKYWPVIPLKF, encoded by the exons TTTTGGGGCTTGGTTTGGACGTTCACAGTCAGAGATGGAGGCAAag CTGGCATCCACACAGGATCCCGAGTCTTGGTCCTCTCATCCAGTCTATGCAAGGTACTGGCAGCATTACCATCAAGCCATGGCGTGGATGCACAGCCACCAGATTGCCTATCAGAAGGCGGTGGACTCAGTCGTCACTTCCCCGTGGTACTGCCCAGCCACTGGCCTTGCCCAGAGTGCTGCTGCCGAGGGTGGCAGAAGCTCCAAGCTTCCCTCAGCCTCTGGGGACGCCTCCCGCGGGTGTTCACGTCCCGGCAAGCCGGGACCACAACAATGCAGCACAGAAAAGCCAGCCCAGGTCGCAGAGGACAACGAGAGCGAGTCCGACAACGAGAGTGAGTCGGACGACGGCGGCATAGTGTGCGACCTGAGCAACATGGTGATCACGGACGAGCTGCGCCAGTACTTCGCGCAGACCGAGCGGCACCGGGAGGAGCTCC ggcggcagcagcagctggaCGCAGCACGCCTGAAAGACTACGTGAATGCTGACCATGGCCTGTACTGTGACAAGCGTGGCCGCTCCGCGCTGCCCCCAGCCGAGCGACCTGGAGAGCGGCGCCGGGCTGAGATGCAGCGCCTATATGGGGCCAGTGCCACCAAGATCCAGGCTATGGAGACCGCCATGCAGCTCAGCTTTGACAAGCACTGCGACCGCAAGCAGCCCAAGTACTGGCCTGTCATCCCACTCAAGTTCTGA
- the GEMIN8 gene encoding gem-associated protein 8 isoform X3 — MEAKLASTQDPESWSSHPVYARYWQHYHQAMAWMHSHQIAYQKAVDSVVTSPWYCPATGLAQSAAAEGGRSSKLPSASGDASRGCSRPGKPGPQQCSTEKPAQVAEDNESESDNESESDDGGIVCDLSNMVITDELRQYFAQTERHREELRRQQQLDAARLKDYVNADHGLYCDKRGRSALPPAERPGERRRAEMQRLYGASATKIQAMETAMQLSFDKHCDRKQPKYWPVIPLKF; from the exons ATGGAGGCAAag CTGGCATCCACACAGGATCCCGAGTCTTGGTCCTCTCATCCAGTCTATGCAAGGTACTGGCAGCATTACCATCAAGCCATGGCGTGGATGCACAGCCACCAGATTGCCTATCAGAAGGCGGTGGACTCAGTCGTCACTTCCCCGTGGTACTGCCCAGCCACTGGCCTTGCCCAGAGTGCTGCTGCCGAGGGTGGCAGAAGCTCCAAGCTTCCCTCAGCCTCTGGGGACGCCTCCCGCGGGTGTTCACGTCCCGGCAAGCCGGGACCACAACAATGCAGCACAGAAAAGCCAGCCCAGGTCGCAGAGGACAACGAGAGCGAGTCCGACAACGAGAGTGAGTCGGACGACGGCGGCATAGTGTGCGACCTGAGCAACATGGTGATCACGGACGAGCTGCGCCAGTACTTCGCGCAGACCGAGCGGCACCGGGAGGAGCTCC ggcggcagcagcagctggaCGCAGCACGCCTGAAAGACTACGTGAATGCTGACCATGGCCTGTACTGTGACAAGCGTGGCCGCTCCGCGCTGCCCCCAGCCGAGCGACCTGGAGAGCGGCGCCGGGCTGAGATGCAGCGCCTATATGGGGCCAGTGCCACCAAGATCCAGGCTATGGAGACCGCCATGCAGCTCAGCTTTGACAAGCACTGCGACCGCAAGCAGCCCAAGTACTGGCCTGTCATCCCACTCAAGTTCTGA